A part of Bacteroidales bacterium genomic DNA contains:
- the porQ gene encoding type IX secretion system protein PorQ has protein sequence MQNRFTTYILILFFIPLSVFSQSESGTTYAFLNLPFSARSIALGGNFQSVYDNDISLAVENPSLISANMHNQLQFNFVDYFSNINYGSVSYGRTIEKLGTFVASMQFMDYGEFDYASETGDRYGSFTANDYALNIGWSRALDSTFFIGANLKGLYSSYESYNSFGIAVDVAATYILTARKMSASIIFRNIGTQIKTYTPNTRENLPFEIQAGFSKELAHLPLRFSVLLTNLQRWDLSYTDVFADQANSFINDEDINQSTGIDDFADKLMRHIVIGAELKPMKALSLRLGYNYLKRKEMTIPSRLSTVGFSWGFGLNIYKFQISYARNAQHLVASPNYLSIATNLSQFIGK, from the coding sequence GTGCAAAATCGTTTTACTACTTATATCTTAATTTTATTCTTTATTCCTTTATCTGTTTTTTCGCAAAGCGAATCAGGAACTACTTATGCATTTTTGAACTTACCTTTTTCTGCAAGAAGCATCGCTTTAGGAGGCAATTTTCAAAGCGTATACGATAATGATATTAGCTTGGCAGTAGAAAATCCTTCTTTAATATCTGCAAATATGCATAATCAGTTACAATTTAATTTTGTTGATTATTTTTCTAATATCAATTACGGCTCAGTAAGCTACGGCAGAACAATTGAAAAACTCGGTACTTTTGTGGCTAGTATGCAATTTATGGATTATGGAGAATTTGATTATGCAAGCGAAACTGGAGACCGATACGGAAGCTTTACAGCTAACGACTATGCTTTGAATATTGGCTGGAGTAGAGCATTAGATTCTACCTTTTTTATCGGTGCAAATCTTAAAGGACTTTATTCCAGTTACGAATCATATAATTCCTTTGGTATTGCCGTTGATGTTGCCGCAACTTATATATTGACAGCAAGAAAGATGAGTGCCAGTATTATTTTCAGGAATATTGGGACCCAAATTAAAACATATACACCAAATACTCGTGAGAATCTTCCTTTTGAAATTCAAGCAGGCTTTTCTAAAGAATTAGCACACTTGCCATTACGTTTTTCTGTTTTACTTACAAATTTACAAAGGTGGGATCTCAGTTATACCGACGTTTTTGCCGACCAAGCAAATTCTTTTATTAATGATGAAGATATTAATCAAAGCACAGGAATAGATGATTTTGCCGATAAGTTAATGAGACATATTGTAATCGGGGCTGAGCTAAAGCCTATGAAAGCACTAAGTCTAAGATTAGGCTACAACTACCTAAAACGCAAAGAGATGACTATCCCTAGCCGTTTATCTACAGTTGGTTTTTCTTGGGGCTTTGGATTAAATATTTATAAATTCCAAATAAGCTACGCACGCAATGCTCAACATTTAGTTGCCTCACCTAATTATTTAAGTATTGCAACTAATTTAAGTCAGTTTATTGGTAAATAA
- a CDS encoding sigma-54-dependent Fis family transcriptional regulator, with the protein MAKILVIDDERSIRNAIKEILEFEKYEVTLASDGFEGISMIEQSEFDVILCDVKMPGKDGMEVLHEAMKLTETPFIVISGHGTIELAVEAIKKGAYDYIAKPLDLNRLLIALRNAMEKGKLEVETKKLRKKVSNKYNMIGESDSMKQLRILIDKVAPTQARVFITGENGTGKELVARAIYEASNRSKAPFVEVNCAAIPSELIESQLFGHEKGSFTSAVKQRKGDFELANGGTLFLDEIGDMSLSAQAKVLRALQENKIVRVGGEKDIPVDVRIIAATNKKIKEEIAKNNFREDLYHRLSVILIEVPPLRERKEDIPLLVDYFLRDIAEAQRKKKTEISDKAIVALQEKFWSGNIRELRNVVERLVILAGSKIEVKDIESYV; encoded by the coding sequence ATGGCTAAAATTTTAGTAATCGACGATGAGAGAAGTATTAGAAATGCAATTAAAGAGATACTTGAATTTGAAAAATATGAAGTAACTCTTGCCTCAGATGGCTTTGAAGGTATTTCTATGATTGAACAGAGTGAATTTGATGTTATTTTATGCGATGTAAAAATGCCGGGTAAAGATGGTATGGAAGTTTTACATGAAGCTATGAAATTAACGGAGACTCCTTTTATTGTGATTTCTGGTCATGGCACTATTGAATTAGCTGTTGAGGCTATTAAAAAAGGTGCCTATGATTATATTGCTAAGCCATTAGATCTTAACCGCTTATTAATTGCTTTACGGAATGCTATGGAAAAAGGCAAGCTGGAAGTAGAAACCAAAAAATTACGAAAAAAGGTTAGCAATAAATATAATATGATAGGTGAGTCTGATTCTATGAAACAGCTCCGTATTTTGATAGACAAAGTTGCTCCAACACAGGCGCGAGTATTTATTACCGGCGAAAATGGAACAGGGAAAGAATTGGTTGCAAGAGCTATATATGAGGCTAGCAATCGTTCTAAAGCCCCATTTGTAGAAGTAAATTGCGCAGCTATTCCTTCTGAGTTAATAGAGAGTCAGCTATTTGGCCATGAGAAAGGTTCTTTTACATCGGCTGTAAAACAACGTAAAGGCGACTTTGAACTTGCAAATGGAGGAACATTATTCCTCGATGAAATTGGAGATATGAGCTTATCGGCACAAGCTAAAGTTTTACGCGCCTTGCAAGAAAATAAAATTGTTAGAGTAGGTGGAGAGAAGGATATCCCTGTTGATGTTCGTATTATTGCTGCAACAAATAAAAAAATAAAGGAAGAAATAGCAAAAAATAATTTTAGAGAAGACCTTTATCATCGACTTAGTGTTATTTTAATTGAAGTGCCTCCTCTTCGTGAGCGTAAAGAGGATATACCATTATTGGTTGATTATTTTCTTAGAGATATTGCCGAAGCACAAAGAAAAAAGAAAACTGAAATAAGCGATAAGGCAATCGTTGCGTTACAAGAAAAATTTTGGTCAGGGAATATTCGTGAATTGCGTAATGTGGTGGAGCGACTCGTTATTTTAGCCGGAAGCAAGATAGAGGTTAAAGATATTGAGAGCTATGTTTAA
- a CDS encoding NAAT family transporter: MNNTHELLTISLLYFTSFFTLINPLGSMPVFLTMTSNLSKAERTKTALKAVLTAFITLMIFAFGGQMLFDFFGISVNSFRIAGGIIFFMMGYDMLNARLSSLKNIPQENIKDYVDDISVTPLGIPMIAGPGAITNSIVLMEDSNSFTLKAILFGTIIFTMLLTLIIYLGGSRITKILGETGNKIMLKLMGLIVMVIAVEFFFAGLGPILRDILAPA, from the coding sequence ATGAATAACACCCACGAATTGTTAACCATAAGCTTATTGTATTTTACTTCTTTTTTTACACTTATAAACCCTTTGGGTTCTATGCCTGTTTTCCTAACAATGACATCGAACTTAAGTAAAGCCGAACGTACCAAAACAGCATTAAAAGCTGTATTAACTGCATTTATTACATTAATGATATTTGCATTTGGAGGACAAATGCTTTTTGATTTTTTTGGTATTTCGGTAAATAGTTTTCGTATTGCCGGTGGGATAATTTTCTTTATGATGGGATACGATATGCTTAATGCCCGTTTAAGTTCGCTTAAGAATATTCCTCAAGAAAACATTAAGGATTATGTAGATGATATTTCTGTTACTCCTTTGGGAATTCCAATGATAGCCGGACCTGGAGCCATTACTAACTCTATTGTTTTGATGGAAGATTCAAACAGCTTTACTTTGAAAGCTATATTATTCGGCACTATTATTTTTACTATGTTATTAACACTTATAATCTATTTAGGAGGTAGTAGAATAACAAAAATATTAGGTGAAACGGGAAACAAAATAATGCTAAAACTAATGGGACTAATAGTAATGGTAATTGCTGTTGAATTCTTTTTTGCCGGATTAGGACCTATACTGCGAGATATATTAGCTCCTGCTTAA
- a CDS encoding YqgE/AlgH family protein translates to MKSTNILPEKGNILISEPSLQDFYFARSVVLLAEHNEEGSFGIILNKPVDLKFNEIVKDFPHYDGKVFLGGPVSTKNLFFIHTKGDLIENSQPLGQDLFWGGNIEDVKILLDSKLLDSKSIRFFVGYSGWSENQLDEELKTDSWLVSKVNHNKLISYKAENMWANVLKDLGGDYALWANFPLDPSFN, encoded by the coding sequence ATGAAGTCGACTAATATATTACCTGAAAAGGGGAATATTCTTATTTCGGAGCCCAGTTTGCAAGATTTTTATTTTGCTCGCTCGGTTGTATTGTTGGCGGAACACAATGAGGAAGGCTCTTTTGGGATTATTTTAAATAAGCCTGTAGACCTTAAGTTTAACGAGATTGTTAAAGATTTTCCACATTATGATGGGAAAGTATTTTTGGGAGGCCCCGTTAGCACTAAGAACTTATTTTTTATTCATACCAAAGGCGATTTGATTGAGAATAGCCAGCCTTTAGGTCAGGATTTGTTTTGGGGCGGGAATATTGAAGATGTTAAGATCTTGTTAGATAGTAAATTACTCGATTCGAAATCTATACGTTTTTTTGTTGGATATTCCGGTTGGTCAGAAAATCAATTAGATGAAGAATTGAAAACTGATTCGTGGCTTGTATCAAAAGTTAATCACAATAAACTAATATCCTATAAAGCCGAAAATATGTGGGCAAATGTGCTAAAGGATTTAGGAGGCGATTATGCTCTTTGGGCTAATTTCCCTTTAGACCCCAGTTTTAATTAA
- a CDS encoding RNA-binding S4 domain-containing protein, which produces MDSIRIDKWLWAIRAFKTRSLATEACKGGRIKIDGIAAKASRDLKIGDIIEFKVNNLNKKIKVVKLIKNRVNATLAAQNYEDLTSAEEYERLEFIKQMKTERRDRGAGRPSKRDRRDIEKLKNL; this is translated from the coding sequence ATGGACTCCATACGCATAGATAAATGGCTTTGGGCTATCAGAGCATTTAAAACACGAAGCTTAGCCACAGAAGCTTGTAAAGGTGGGCGTATAAAAATTGACGGTATTGCAGCTAAAGCTAGTCGCGATCTCAAAATTGGAGATATTATTGAATTTAAAGTGAATAACTTAAATAAAAAGATTAAAGTTGTTAAACTTATTAAAAACCGGGTAAATGCAACTCTTGCAGCTCAAAACTATGAGGACCTGACTTCGGCAGAAGAATACGAAAGGTTAGAGTTTATAAAGCAAATGAAAACGGAACGGCGCGATCGTGGAGCAGGACGACCCTCAAAAAGAGACAGACGAGATATTGAAAAGTTGAAGAATCTGTAG
- the der gene encoding ribosome biogenesis GTPase Der, whose product MKNILAIVGRPNVGKSTFFNRLTDSRDAIVEETSGVTRDRNYGVSHWNGIEFDVIDTGGYVIGSEDTFEEEIRKQVQIAIDETDVIVFLVDVIDGITPMDEDVAEMLRKTNKPVFLVSNKVDNTKRYYDSTEFYALGLGEVYSVSAINGSGTGDLLDDVVKKFEEKPEEEVSDLPKFAVVGRPNVGKSSFINALLGDNRNIVTKIAGTTRDTINTVYKRFGYEFELVDTAGIRKKKKVHENIEFYSVLRSIRAIESSDVCFLMIDAKEGIEAQDISILRLIQKNNKGLVIVVNKWDLVDKSSNTHLEFKQRIKEKIAPFTDVPILFVSVLDKQRLFKALDAANLVLENRSRKITTSKLNEHLLPLIQATPPPAASRDRYIKIKYITQLPLAYPAFAFFCNLPQEVKDSYSRFLENKIREEYDFHGSPIRLYFRDK is encoded by the coding sequence ATGAAAAATATTCTTGCAATCGTTGGGCGACCAAATGTCGGAAAATCAACCTTTTTTAATAGGCTTACAGATTCGCGTGATGCTATTGTAGAAGAAACTAGTGGAGTAACTCGCGACAGAAACTATGGCGTTTCGCATTGGAACGGTATAGAATTTGACGTTATAGATACAGGTGGATACGTTATAGGATCCGAGGACACTTTTGAAGAAGAGATTCGCAAACAGGTTCAAATTGCCATAGACGAAACAGATGTGATTGTTTTTTTAGTGGATGTTATAGACGGAATAACACCAATGGATGAAGATGTTGCAGAAATGTTACGCAAAACGAATAAACCCGTTTTCCTTGTTTCAAACAAAGTAGACAATACCAAACGTTATTACGACTCAACAGAGTTTTATGCTCTTGGATTAGGTGAAGTATATAGTGTCTCGGCTATTAACGGAAGCGGTACGGGCGATTTACTTGATGATGTAGTAAAGAAATTCGAAGAAAAACCCGAAGAAGAAGTATCCGATTTACCAAAATTTGCTGTTGTAGGACGTCCAAACGTAGGAAAATCATCTTTTATAAACGCACTGCTTGGTGATAACAGAAATATAGTTACAAAAATTGCAGGAACTACCAGAGATACTATAAACACAGTATATAAACGCTTTGGATACGAATTTGAATTGGTAGATACTGCCGGAATTCGCAAAAAGAAAAAAGTTCATGAAAATATTGAGTTTTATTCTGTTCTCCGCTCCATAAGAGCTATTGAAAGTAGCGATGTTTGCTTTCTAATGATAGATGCTAAAGAAGGTATTGAAGCTCAAGATATTAGTATTTTAAGACTGATTCAGAAAAACAATAAAGGTCTTGTTATTGTTGTAAACAAATGGGACTTAGTTGATAAATCATCAAATACTCATTTGGAATTCAAGCAAAGGATTAAAGAAAAAATTGCTCCATTTACAGATGTTCCCATCTTGTTTGTTTCAGTACTTGATAAACAACGTTTATTTAAAGCACTTGATGCCGCAAATCTTGTTTTAGAAAATAGGAGTCGCAAAATTACAACTTCAAAACTAAACGAACATTTATTACCACTTATACAGGCAACTCCTCCTCCGGCGGCTTCACGCGATAGATATATCAAGATTAAATATATTACTCAACTTCCTTTGGCATATCCTGCCTTTGCTTTCTTTTGTAATCTACCGCAGGAAGTTAAAGACTCTTATTCACGCTTTCTTGAAAACAAGATTAGAGAAGAATACGATTTTCACGGATCACCAATTCGTTTGTATTTTAGAGATAAATAA
- a CDS encoding HD domain-containing protein: MEFYRAKQYIINRLHSELNPNLVYHNLEHTINVYYAAKELARLENVNDYDTLLLLTASLYHDSGMLIDYENHEEESINICEKELPKFSYSNDEIKIISGLIRKTKLMEKANCILENIICDADLDYLGRDYFFIRSTKLRYEWKLMGKHNYNLVEWLKIQVEFLETHQYYTKSAQRLLEKNKQKAALEIRNLYKICQNS; this comes from the coding sequence ATGGAATTTTATCGAGCAAAACAATATATAATTAATCGCCTTCATAGTGAATTGAATCCTAATCTCGTTTATCACAATTTGGAGCATACCATTAATGTATATTATGCTGCAAAAGAGCTTGCCAGACTGGAAAATGTTAATGATTACGATACTCTTTTACTACTAACAGCATCATTATATCACGATAGCGGAATGCTCATTGATTATGAAAATCATGAAGAAGAATCTATTAATATTTGCGAAAAAGAACTACCCAAATTTTCTTATTCAAACGATGAAATCAAAATAATATCAGGTTTAATCAGAAAAACTAAGCTAATGGAAAAAGCAAATTGTATTCTGGAAAATATTATTTGTGATGCTGATTTAGATTATTTGGGAAGAGATTATTTTTTTATCAGAAGTACCAAATTACGTTATGAGTGGAAGTTAATGGGAAAACATAATTATAATTTAGTTGAATGGCTTAAAATTCAAGTTGAATTCCTTGAAACCCATCAATATTACACAAAATCCGCTCAAAGACTACTCGAAAAAAACAAACAAAAAGCTGCATTAGAAATACGAAATTTGTACAAAATTTGCCAAAATAGCTAA
- a CDS encoding DUF554 domain-containing protein: MIGTFVNFGTVILGSTIGLIIHRNLPIRYVQLVFQIMGLFTLVLGFKMALEGQQLLVMIFSLILGGLLGEVLKIEDWINSLGNRVKRLTKSKNDSFSEGLITAFLLFCVGSMTILGAIEEGMGGNPELLLVKSLMDGISSIALTVAFGVGVLFSAIPLLLFQGGLTLLASQLGEFIDPVTITEVTAVGGVILIGLGINLLEIKKIKVVNLLPAMLIVPLLMELFVR, encoded by the coding sequence ATGATAGGAACATTTGTAAATTTCGGAACCGTTATACTAGGCAGTACAATAGGTTTAATTATTCATCGAAATCTTCCTATACGATATGTTCAACTCGTATTTCAGATTATGGGCTTGTTTACTTTGGTATTAGGTTTTAAAATGGCTTTAGAAGGGCAGCAATTATTGGTAATGATTTTTAGTTTAATTTTAGGTGGACTCTTAGGAGAAGTGTTGAAAATTGAAGACTGGATAAATTCTTTAGGCAATCGTGTAAAGCGATTAACTAAAAGTAAAAACGATTCTTTTAGTGAAGGATTAATTACGGCTTTTTTACTTTTTTGTGTAGGTTCAATGACTATTTTAGGTGCCATTGAGGAAGGAATGGGAGGAAATCCTGAATTACTTCTTGTAAAATCGTTGATGGATGGTATTTCTTCTATTGCACTCACCGTTGCTTTTGGTGTTGGAGTGTTATTTTCGGCTATACCATTGCTATTATTCCAAGGGGGATTAACATTATTGGCAAGTCAACTTGGAGAATTTATAGATCCCGTAACCATAACCGAAGTAACCGCTGTGGGTGGTGTAATTCTTATAGGCTTAGGAATAAATCTTTTAGAGATTAAGAAAATAAAGGTAGTGAATCTTTTACCTGCAATGCTGATAGTTCCTTTATTAATGGAGCTTTTTGTAAGATAA
- a CDS encoding sodium:alanine symporter family protein: MQELNSFLANIDSYIGGSTWFVFALLGTGLFFSIYLKFPQIRYFNHALRIVRGKYDKDTDKGDATHFQALATALSGTVGTGNIAGVALAIHLGGPAALFWMLVTAFFGMTTKFVEVTLSHKYREIAPDGSISGGPMYYMKNRLNMKWLAAIFAFATIISSFGTGNMPQINSISSSVFSTFGIQPIITGGVLAVILGFVIIGGIKRIVKVTDKLVPGMALIYIVGVFSVIFFNWENIIPSLGLIFGDVINGTAATGGFLGASFAFAFNRGVNRGLFSNEAGQGSAPIAHAAAKAHEPVSEGMVSILEPFIDTMVICTLTGLALVSSGVWNEKQETNFQYSETKIFNQIYDENDSADKNTLKTYILNQETDIAFFSGELDVVDGEIQNNLSIFHARSIAEDVKVFDNGEAYSGKVLVKNGDVQNTNLTFRGKSLLHSAPLTIRAFRKGYFGDYGEYIVTIGLLLFAFSTAIAWSYYGDRAVTYLWGSKWVMPYRVVYILGFFVASFTDTTIIWTFSGIAIAMMTLPNLFGILMLRKEMKQTVKDYWTNFEKK, encoded by the coding sequence ATGCAAGAACTAAACTCCTTTTTAGCTAATATAGACTCATACATCGGTGGATCAACTTGGTTTGTTTTTGCTCTTTTGGGAACAGGATTATTCTTTTCTATTTATTTAAAATTTCCACAAATACGTTATTTCAATCACGCTCTTCGTATTGTAAGAGGCAAATACGATAAAGATACCGACAAAGGAGACGCCACCCACTTTCAGGCTTTAGCTACAGCACTTTCCGGAACAGTTGGAACAGGAAATATTGCGGGTGTTGCTCTTGCCATTCATTTAGGAGGTCCTGCTGCCTTATTTTGGATGCTGGTTACTGCATTTTTTGGAATGACAACCAAATTTGTAGAAGTAACCTTATCGCATAAATACCGCGAAATTGCTCCCGATGGTAGTATTAGTGGCGGACCAATGTATTATATGAAAAACCGTTTAAATATGAAATGGTTAGCAGCAATATTTGCTTTTGCTACTATTATTTCATCTTTCGGCACAGGAAATATGCCTCAAATTAATAGTATTTCAAGTTCTGTATTTTCAACTTTCGGAATCCAACCAATAATTACAGGTGGCGTTTTAGCCGTAATACTAGGTTTTGTAATTATTGGTGGTATCAAACGCATTGTAAAGGTTACAGATAAGTTGGTTCCCGGCATGGCTTTAATTTATATTGTTGGTGTTTTTTCTGTTATATTTTTCAACTGGGAAAATATTATTCCTTCCTTGGGACTTATTTTTGGTGATGTAATAAATGGAACTGCTGCAACGGGTGGGTTTCTTGGAGCCTCTTTTGCTTTTGCCTTTAATCGTGGCGTAAATCGCGGATTATTCTCCAACGAAGCCGGACAAGGCTCCGCTCCTATTGCACACGCTGCTGCAAAAGCACACGAGCCTGTATCAGAAGGTATGGTTTCTATTTTAGAGCCATTTATCGACACTATGGTTATTTGCACGCTAACCGGACTTGCACTTGTTTCATCGGGTGTTTGGAACGAAAAACAGGAAACCAATTTCCAATATTCTGAAACAAAAATTTTCAATCAAATATATGATGAAAATGATAGTGCAGATAAAAATACACTCAAAACCTATATTCTAAATCAAGAAACAGATATTGCATTTTTCTCCGGTGAGTTAGATGTTGTTGATGGTGAAATACAAAATAACTTAAGCATTTTTCATGCTCGCTCAATTGCAGAAGATGTTAAAGTATTTGATAATGGTGAAGCATATAGCGGCAAAGTTTTGGTTAAAAACGGAGATGTACAGAATACAAATCTAACTTTTAGAGGAAAATCACTTTTACACTCCGCACCTCTAACTATCCGTGCTTTCCGAAAAGGGTATTTTGGTGATTATGGAGAATATATTGTTACTATCGGCTTGCTTCTATTTGCTTTTTCAACTGCCATTGCTTGGTCGTACTACGGCGACAGAGCAGTAACCTATCTTTGGGGTTCAAAATGGGTAATGCCATATAGAGTTGTTTATATTCTTGGATTTTTTGTTGCCAGTTTTACCGATACTACAATTATCTGGACTTTTTCAGGAATTGCTATTGCTATGATGACTTTACCTAATCTTTTTGGAATCCTTATGCTTCGTAAAGAAATGAAACAAACAGTAAAAGACTACTGGACTAATTTTGAAAAAAAATAA
- a CDS encoding S9 family peptidase, whose amino-acid sequence MKKSLSLILGLILVFQGFSQKNTTSKISLNDIFKSRQFYAKSVRGIASMKDGNHYCQLNARGIVESSYKTGEETRLIVDASKLFLEDSTLIRINSYHFNQDETQVLISTNTEAIYRHSTKADFYIYDLATSTLKALSPNGKQSLATFSPDGSKIAFVRENNLFLVDLEKNTEQQITTDGKIENIINGSTDWVYEEEFSFTKAFFWSPNGKYIAFYRFDESQVKEYELTYYGDLYPRHEKYKYPKAGEDNSVVSIHTYSLTTGEIKSMNIGTETDIYIPRIQWTNSDNALSISRLNRLQNNFELLIADPETGNTETIYTESNKYYVDITDDLHFISGKKEANQGFILTSESEGYKHIYYYNMKGELLKKLTDGSWDIDRILGFDSKRKVVYFNAAKSSAINREVYAVSLKGELNPIETTTGWNSVNFSSNFNYYISNWSDANHVPVYSLKSRKGKLIKTLQENKELAATTQEFGFLQKEFFKLKNSENIELNAYRILPPNFDENKKYPVLFYVYGGPGSQTVQNRWSGSRGAWYQMLAQNDIIIVSVDNRGTGFRGEEFKKMTYLQLGKYEIQDQIEAAKHMAQQPYVDASKIAIFGWSYGGYMSSLAMTKGADVFNTGIAVAPVTNWRYYDNIYTERFMRTPQENADGYDDNSPINHVEKLKGNYLLIHGGADDNVHPQNSFDMVTALVAANKQFDYMAYPNSNHGIYTGKNTSLNLYTKMTNFLFEHLK is encoded by the coding sequence ATGAAAAAATCTCTATCTCTTATCTTAGGATTAATACTTGTATTTCAGGGCTTTAGTCAAAAAAATACCACATCAAAGATTAGTCTTAACGATATTTTTAAAAGTCGACAGTTCTACGCAAAATCTGTTCGTGGAATTGCATCTATGAAAGATGGCAACCATTATTGCCAACTAAATGCACGTGGCATAGTTGAATCGAGTTATAAAACAGGCGAAGAAACTCGGCTTATAGTAGATGCCTCAAAGTTATTTTTAGAAGATTCTACACTAATCCGTATTAATTCTTATCATTTTAACCAAGACGAAACACAAGTTTTAATATCGACAAATACCGAAGCAATTTACCGTCATAGTACTAAAGCCGATTTTTATATTTACGATTTGGCAACAAGCACATTAAAAGCACTCTCTCCTAATGGAAAACAAAGCTTAGCTACTTTTTCTCCTGATGGTTCTAAGATAGCTTTTGTACGTGAAAATAATCTGTTTTTAGTTGATTTAGAAAAAAATACAGAGCAGCAAATTACTACCGACGGAAAAATAGAAAACATTATTAATGGATCTACCGACTGGGTTTACGAAGAAGAATTTAGTTTCACCAAAGCTTTTTTCTGGTCGCCAAATGGCAAATACATTGCTTTTTACAGATTCGACGAAAGTCAAGTCAAAGAATATGAACTCACCTATTACGGTGATTTATACCCAAGACACGAAAAATACAAATACCCTAAAGCAGGAGAAGATAATTCTGTAGTGAGTATCCATACTTACTCTCTTACTACCGGTGAAATTAAAAGTATGAATATCGGAACTGAAACCGACATATATATTCCTCGAATTCAGTGGACAAATTCTGACAATGCACTATCTATATCTCGTTTAAACCGATTGCAAAATAATTTTGAGCTTCTTATAGCAGATCCTGAAACAGGAAATACAGAAACTATCTATACCGAATCAAATAAATATTATGTTGATATTACCGATGATTTGCATTTTATCTCAGGCAAAAAAGAAGCTAATCAAGGCTTTATTCTCACAAGTGAATCAGAAGGATACAAACATATATATTACTATAACATGAAGGGCGAATTGCTGAAGAAACTTACCGACGGCTCTTGGGATATCGACCGTATTTTAGGTTTCGACAGCAAAAGGAAAGTGGTTTATTTTAATGCTGCAAAGAGCTCCGCTATTAATCGAGAAGTTTATGCCGTTAGTTTAAAAGGAGAACTAAACCCCATAGAAACAACAACAGGCTGGAATTCAGTTAATTTCAGCTCAAATTTTAATTATTATATTTCCAACTGGAGCGATGCCAATCATGTTCCTGTTTACAGTTTAAAAAGCAGAAAAGGAAAGCTGATTAAAACATTGCAAGAAAATAAAGAATTAGCAGCAACTACACAAGAATTCGGGTTTTTACAAAAAGAATTTTTCAAACTTAAAAATAGCGAAAATATAGAGTTAAACGCCTACCGTATTCTTCCTCCTAACTTTGATGAGAATAAAAAATATCCTGTGTTATTTTATGTTTATGGTGGTCCGGGTTCTCAAACAGTTCAAAACCGTTGGAGTGGTAGTCGTGGTGCTTGGTATCAAATGCTAGCACAAAACGACATTATCATTGTTTCTGTTGATAATCGTGGTACGGGATTCCGTGGTGAAGAATTTAAAAAAATGACCTATTTACAATTGGGTAAATACGAAATTCAAGATCAAATTGAAGCCGCAAAACATATGGCACAACAACCTTATGTTGATGCAAGCAAAATTGCTATTTTTGGTTGGAGTTATGGTGGATATATGAGTTCTTTGGCTATGACCAAAGGTGCAGATGTTTTTAATACAGGAATTGCAGTTGCTCCGGTAACAAACTGGCGTTATTACGATAATATCTATACTGAACGTTTTATGCGTACTCCACAAGAAAATGCGGATGGGTACGACGACAACTCTCCTATTAACCACGTAGAAAAGTTAAAAGGAAACTATCTTTTAATTCATGGCGGAGCCGATGATAATGTCCATCCTCAAAATTCTTTCGATATGGTAACAGCCTTAGTTGCAGCAAACAAACAGTTCGATTATATGGCTTACCCTAACAGTAATCACGGGATTTATACGGGAAAAAACACTTCATTAAATCTATACACAAAAATGACAAACTTTTTGTTTGAACATTTGAAATAA